A single Mus caroli chromosome 15, CAROLI_EIJ_v1.1, whole genome shotgun sequence DNA region contains:
- the Rabl2b gene encoding rab-like protein 2B isoform X1 has translation MEPMAGDKSRHCELEQEKYDAHENVKIICLGDSAVGKSKLMERFLMDGFQPQQLSTYALTLYKHTATVDGKTILVDFWDTAGQERFQSMHASYYHKAHACIMVFDVQRKITYKNLGTWYAELREFRPEIPCILVANKIDADIQMTQKNFSFAKKFSLPLYFVSAADGTNVVKLFNDAIRLAVAYKESSQDFMDEVLQELENFKLEQKEEDTSGQEQGDTTKSPSPS, from the exons ATGGAGCCGATGGCAGGGGACAAAAGCAGGCACTGTGAGCTGGAGCAGGAGAAGTACGACGCCCATGAGAACGTGAAGATCATCTGCCTGGGGGACAGCGCGGTGGGCAAGTCCAA ACTCATGGAGAGGTTTCTCATGGATGGATT CCAGCCGCAGCAACTGTCCACATATGCTCTGACGCTGTATAAGCACACAGCCACAGTCGACGGCAAGACGATCCTTGTGG ACTTCTGGGATACAGCAGGCCAGGAGCGGTTCCAGAGCATGCATGCCTCCTACTACCACAAGGCTCACGCCTGCATCATG GTATTTGATGTCCAGAGGAAAATCACCTATAAGAACCTGGGTACCTGGTATGCAGAACTTCGGGAGTTCAGGCCGGAGATCCCATGCATCCTGGTGGCCAATAAAATTGATG CAGACATACAGATGACTCAAAAGAATTTCAGTTTTGCCAAGAAGTTCTCCCTACCCCTGTACTTTGTCTCGGCTGCTGATGGTACCAATGTTGTGAAG CTCTTCAATGATGCTATTCGATTAGCTGTGGCTTACAAAGAGAGTTCCCAGGACTTCATGGACGAGGTTTTACAGGAGCTCGAG AACTTCAAGTTGGAGCAGAAAGAAGAGGATACGTCAGGCCAAGAGCAGGGTGACACGACCAAGAGCCCATCTCCTTCCTAA
- the Rabl2b gene encoding rab-like protein 2B isoform X2: MEPMAGDKSRHCELEQEKYDAHENVKIICLGDSAVGKSKLMERFLMDGFQPQQLSTYALTLYKHTATVDGKTILVDFWDTAGQERFQSMHASYYHKAHACIMVFDVQRKITYKNLGTWYAELREFRPEIPCILVANKIDDIQMTQKNFSFAKKFSLPLYFVSAADGTNVVKLFNDAIRLAVAYKESSQDFMDEVLQELENFKLEQKEEDTSGQEQGDTTKSPSPS; this comes from the exons ATGGAGCCGATGGCAGGGGACAAAAGCAGGCACTGTGAGCTGGAGCAGGAGAAGTACGACGCCCATGAGAACGTGAAGATCATCTGCCTGGGGGACAGCGCGGTGGGCAAGTCCAA ACTCATGGAGAGGTTTCTCATGGATGGATT CCAGCCGCAGCAACTGTCCACATATGCTCTGACGCTGTATAAGCACACAGCCACAGTCGACGGCAAGACGATCCTTGTGG ACTTCTGGGATACAGCAGGCCAGGAGCGGTTCCAGAGCATGCATGCCTCCTACTACCACAAGGCTCACGCCTGCATCATG GTATTTGATGTCCAGAGGAAAATCACCTATAAGAACCTGGGTACCTGGTATGCAGAACTTCGGGAGTTCAGGCCGGAGATCCCATGCATCCTGGTGGCCAATAAAATTGATG ACATACAGATGACTCAAAAGAATTTCAGTTTTGCCAAGAAGTTCTCCCTACCCCTGTACTTTGTCTCGGCTGCTGATGGTACCAATGTTGTGAAG CTCTTCAATGATGCTATTCGATTAGCTGTGGCTTACAAAGAGAGTTCCCAGGACTTCATGGACGAGGTTTTACAGGAGCTCGAG AACTTCAAGTTGGAGCAGAAAGAAGAGGATACGTCAGGCCAAGAGCAGGGTGACACGACCAAGAGCCCATCTCCTTCCTAA